In Streptococcus oralis, a single window of DNA contains:
- a CDS encoding ABC transporter ATP-binding protein yields MVELNLKNIYKKYPNSEHYSVEDFNLDIKDKEFIVFVGPSGCGKSTTLRMIAGLEDITEGTASIDGVVVNDVAPKDRDIAMVFQNYALYPHMTVYDNMAFGLKLRKYSKEDIDKRVQEAAAILGLKEFLDRKPADLSGGQRQRVAMGRAIVRDAKVFLMDEPLSNLDAKLRVSMRAEIAKIHRRIGATTIYVTHDQTEAMTLADRIVIMSATKNPAGTGTIGRVEQIGTPQEVYKNPVNKFVAGFIGSPAMNFINVKLVGSEIVSDGFRLKVPEGALKVLRDKGYEGKELIFGIRPEDVNAEPAFLETFPESVVKATISVSELLGSESHLYCQVGKDEFVAKVDARDYLQTGATVELGFDLNKAHFFDVETEKTVY; encoded by the coding sequence ATGGTAGAATTAAATCTTAAAAACATTTACAAAAAATATCCAAACAGCGAACACTACTCAGTTGAAGACTTCAACTTGGACATCAAAGACAAGGAATTTATCGTTTTCGTAGGTCCTTCAGGATGTGGTAAGTCTACAACTCTTCGTATGATCGCTGGTCTTGAAGACATCACAGAAGGTACTGCATCTATCGATGGCGTGGTTGTCAACGACGTGGCTCCAAAAGACCGTGACATCGCCATGGTATTCCAAAACTACGCTCTTTATCCACACATGACTGTGTATGACAACATGGCTTTCGGTTTGAAATTGCGTAAATACAGCAAAGAAGACATCGACAAGCGTGTGCAAGAAGCGGCAGCAATCCTTGGTTTGAAAGAATTCTTGGATCGTAAACCTGCTGACCTTTCTGGTGGTCAACGTCAACGTGTTGCCATGGGTCGTGCGATCGTCCGTGATGCAAAAGTGTTCTTGATGGACGAGCCTTTGTCAAACTTGGATGCCAAACTCCGTGTATCTATGCGTGCTGAAATTGCGAAAATTCACCGTCGTATCGGTGCTACAACTATTTACGTAACCCACGACCAAACAGAAGCGATGACACTTGCCGACCGTATCGTTATCATGTCAGCTACTAAGAACCCTGCTGGTACAGGTACTATCGGACGTGTTGAACAAATCGGTACCCCTCAAGAAGTTTACAAAAATCCAGTTAACAAGTTCGTTGCAGGATTCATTGGAAGCCCAGCTATGAACTTCATCAACGTGAAATTGGTTGGTAGCGAAATTGTTTCTGACGGTTTCCGTTTGAAAGTTCCAGAAGGAGCTTTGAAAGTTCTTCGTGACAAAGGCTACGAAGGAAAAGAATTGATCTTCGGTATTCGTCCAGAAGATGTGAATGCAGAACCTGCTTTCCTTGAAACATTCCCAGAATCAGTTGTCAAAGCAACTATCTCTGTATCAGAATTGCTTGGTTCAGAATCTCACCTTTACTGCCAAGTTGGTAAAGACGAATTTGTTGCCAAAGTGGATGCTCGTGACTACTTGCAAACAGGTGCAACAGTTGAACTTGGATTTGACTTGAACAAAGCACACTTCTTCGATGTAGAAACTGAAAAAACAGTCTACTAA
- a CDS encoding RelA/SpoT family protein has protein sequence MPKEVNLTGDQVVALTKEYLIKEDVAFVQKALIYAVDCHSGQFRKSGEPYIIHPIQVAGILAKLKLDAVTVACGFLHDVVEDTDATLDDLEREFGHDVRIIVDGVTKLGKVEYKSLEEQLAENHRKMLMAMSEDIRVILVKLSDRLHNMRTLKHLRKDKQERISRETMEIYAPLAHRLGISSVKWELEDLSFRYLNPTEFYKITHMMKEKRREREALVDEVVTKLEDYATERNLKGKIYGRPKHIYSIYRKMQDKKKRFEEIYDLIAIRCILDTQSDVYAMLGYVHELWKPMPGRFKDYIANRKANGYQSIHTTVYGPKGPIEFQIRTKEMHEVAEYGVAAHWAYKKGIKGQVNSKESAIGMNWIKEMMELQDQADDAKEFVDSVKENYLAEEIYVFTPDGAVRSLPKDSGPIDFAYEIHTKVGEKATGAKVNGRMVPLTTKLKTGDQVEIITNPNSFGPSRDWLNMVKTSKARNKIRQFFKNQDKELSVNKGREMLMAQFQENGYVANKFMDKRHMDEVLQKTSYKTEEALYAAIGFGEIGAITVFNRLTEKERREEERAKAKAEAEELVKGGEVKVENKETLKVKHEGGVVIEGASGLLVRIAKCCNPVPGDDIVGYITKGRGVAIHRVDCMNLRAQENYEQRLLDVEWEDQFSSKEYTAHIDIYGLNRTGLLNDVLQVLSNTTKNISTVNAQPTKDMKFANIHVSFGISNLSTLTTVVDKIKSVPEVYSVKRTNG, from the coding sequence ATGCCGAAAGAAGTGAATTTGACGGGCGATCAGGTAGTCGCTTTAACGAAAGAATATTTAATAAAGGAAGACGTTGCTTTTGTACAAAAAGCATTGATTTACGCAGTTGATTGTCATAGTGGGCAGTTTCGGAAATCAGGTGAGCCCTATATTATCCATCCCATTCAGGTAGCAGGAATTTTGGCTAAGCTCAAACTGGATGCCGTAACCGTTGCCTGTGGTTTTTTGCATGACGTGGTTGAGGATACAGATGCGACACTGGATGATCTGGAGAGAGAGTTCGGTCATGATGTTCGAATTATCGTTGATGGGGTGACCAAGCTTGGTAAGGTTGAGTACAAATCACTTGAGGAACAATTGGCTGAAAATCACCGCAAAATGCTTATGGCCATGTCTGAGGATATCCGTGTTATCTTGGTTAAATTATCGGACCGTTTGCACAATATGCGGACTCTCAAACACCTGCGAAAGGACAAGCAAGAACGGATTTCCAGAGAAACCATGGAAATTTACGCACCACTTGCTCATCGTCTAGGGATTTCCAGTGTCAAGTGGGAGTTGGAAGATCTATCTTTCCGTTACCTCAATCCAACTGAGTTTTACAAGATCACCCACATGATGAAGGAAAAACGCAGAGAACGTGAGGCTCTGGTCGACGAAGTCGTAACCAAGTTGGAGGACTATGCTACCGAACGCAATCTCAAAGGGAAAATCTATGGTCGTCCTAAGCATATCTATTCGATCTACCGCAAGATGCAGGATAAGAAGAAACGCTTTGAGGAAATTTATGATCTGATTGCCATTCGCTGTATCTTAGATACCCAGAGTGATGTCTATGCTATGCTGGGTTATGTACATGAACTTTGGAAACCTATGCCAGGCCGCTTCAAAGACTATATCGCTAATCGTAAGGCCAATGGTTACCAGTCTATCCATACAACTGTTTATGGGCCAAAAGGGCCGATTGAATTCCAGATTCGGACCAAGGAAATGCACGAAGTGGCTGAGTATGGGGTTGCGGCTCACTGGGCTTATAAGAAAGGCATTAAAGGGCAGGTCAACAGCAAGGAATCAGCTATCGGGATGAACTGGATCAAGGAGATGATGGAGCTCCAAGACCAGGCTGATGATGCCAAGGAATTTGTGGACTCTGTTAAGGAAAACTATCTGGCGGAGGAGATTTACGTCTTTACTCCTGATGGTGCGGTTCGCTCCCTACCAAAAGATTCAGGACCGATTGACTTTGCCTATGAAATCCATACCAAAGTCGGTGAAAAAGCGACTGGTGCCAAGGTCAATGGCCGTATGGTTCCGCTGACAACCAAGCTCAAGACAGGGGATCAGGTTGAAATTATCACCAATCCCAACTCCTTTGGTCCGAGTCGTGACTGGCTCAACATGGTCAAGACCAGCAAGGCGCGCAACAAGATTCGTCAGTTCTTTAAAAATCAAGACAAGGAATTATCCGTTAACAAGGGCCGTGAAATGTTGATGGCCCAGTTCCAAGAAAACGGCTATGTAGCCAATAAGTTTATGGACAAGCGTCACATGGACGAGGTTCTTCAAAAGACCAGCTACAAGACAGAGGAAGCCCTCTATGCAGCCATTGGTTTTGGAGAAATTGGCGCTATTACCGTCTTCAACCGCTTGACCGAAAAGGAACGCCGTGAGGAAGAGCGTGCCAAGGCCAAGGCGGAGGCAGAGGAGCTTGTCAAAGGTGGCGAAGTTAAGGTCGAGAACAAAGAAACCCTCAAGGTCAAGCATGAGGGTGGTGTGGTCATTGAAGGTGCTTCAGGTCTCCTAGTTCGGATTGCCAAGTGTTGCAATCCAGTGCCGGGTGACGACATTGTCGGCTACATTACTAAGGGACGAGGTGTAGCTATTCACCGTGTGGACTGTATGAATCTCCGTGCCCAAGAAAACTACGAGCAACGTCTTCTTGATGTGGAGTGGGAAGATCAATTCTCAAGCAAGGAATACACTGCCCACATCGATATCTATGGTCTCAACCGTACAGGGCTCTTAAATGATGTTCTGCAAGTTCTCTCCAACACAACTAAGAATATCTCAACTGTTAATGCTCAACCAACTAAGGATATGAAATTTGCTAATATCCATGTCTCATTTGGTATTTCCAACCTCTCTACACTGACCACAGTCGTGGACAAGATTAAGAGTGTGCCAGAGGTTTACTCCGTCAAACGGACCAACGGCTAA
- the dtd gene encoding D-aminoacyl-tRNA deacylase, producing the protein MKIIIQRVKKAQVSIEGQVHGKINQGLLLLAGVGPEDQEEDLDYAVRKLVNMRIFSDAEGKMNLSVKDIEGEILSISQFTLFADTKKGNRPAFTGAAKPDMAAAFYEAFNQKLAQEVPVQTGIFGADMQVELVNDGPVTIILDTKNR; encoded by the coding sequence ATGAAAATCATTATCCAACGAGTTAAGAAAGCCCAAGTGAGTATCGAAGGTCAGGTTCATGGAAAAATTAATCAGGGACTCTTATTGCTAGCCGGTGTTGGCCCAGAGGACCAAGAGGAAGATCTGGACTATGCTGTGAGAAAGCTTGTCAATATGCGGATTTTTTCAGACGCAGAAGGCAAGATGAACCTGTCTGTCAAGGATATTGAAGGGGAAATTCTCTCTATTTCTCAGTTTACTCTTTTTGCGGATACCAAGAAGGGTAATCGTCCCGCTTTTACAGGTGCAGCCAAGCCGGATATGGCAGCTGCCTTCTATGAGGCTTTCAACCAAAAGCTAGCTCAGGAAGTGCCTGTTCAGACAGGCATCTTTGGAGCGGATATGCAGGTGGAGTTGGTAAATGATGGGCCAGTTACCATCATTCTTGATACTAAAAATAGATAA
- a CDS encoding metal-dependent transcriptional regulator encodes MTPNKEDYLKCIYEIGTEMQKITNKEIAARMQVSPPAVTEMIKRMKSENLILKDKENGYLLTDIGLKLVSELYRKHRLIEVFLVHHLDYTSDQIHEEAEVLEHTVSDLFVKRLDKLLGFPKTCPHGGTIPAEGELLVEINNLPLAAVQEAGTYLLTRVHDSFELLKYLEKHAIHIGDQLQVKQFDGFSNSFTLVNKDEDLQVSMDIAKQLYVEKIN; translated from the coding sequence ATGACTCCAAATAAAGAAGATTATTTAAAATGTATTTATGAAATCGGTACGGAGATGCAAAAAATCACCAACAAAGAGATTGCTGCCCGTATGCAGGTCTCTCCGCCTGCTGTAACAGAGATGATCAAACGCATGAAAAGTGAAAATCTCATCCTCAAGGATAAGGAGAATGGCTATCTATTGACAGATATTGGCCTCAAACTGGTTTCTGAGCTCTATCGCAAACACCGGTTGATTGAGGTCTTTCTAGTTCACCATCTCGACTATACCAGTGACCAGATCCACGAAGAAGCTGAGGTCCTAGAGCACACTGTCTCTGACCTATTTGTAAAGAGACTGGATAAACTACTGGGCTTCCCTAAAACCTGTCCCCACGGTGGAACCATACCAGCCGAGGGAGAACTCTTGGTTGAAATCAATAACCTGCCACTAGCGGCCGTCCAGGAAGCTGGAACCTATCTCCTGACTCGCGTTCATGATAGCTTTGAACTACTCAAATATCTAGAAAAGCACGCAATTCATATCGGTGACCAACTCCAAGTCAAGCAGTTTGATGGCTTTTCCAATAGCTTTACTCTGGTCAACAAAGACGAAGACCTCCAAGTTAGTATGGATATCGCCAAACAACTCTATGTCGAAAAAATCAACTAA
- the tpx gene encoding thiol peroxidase: protein MTTFLGNPVTFTGKQLQVGDKALDFSLTTTDLSKKTLADFDGKKKVLSVVPSIDTGICSTQTRRFNQELANLDNTVVLTVSMDLPFAQGRWCGAEGLDNAIMLSDYFDHSFGHDYALLINEWHLLARAVFVLDTDNVIRYVEYVDNINTEPDFEAAIAAVKELD, encoded by the coding sequence ATGACCACTTTTCTCGGAAATCCTGTAACTTTTACAGGTAAACAACTGCAAGTCGGAGACAAGGCACTTGACTTTTCTCTTACGACAACCGATCTCTCTAAAAAAACGCTAGCTGACTTTGATGGAAAGAAAAAAGTCTTGAGTGTTGTCCCTTCTATCGATACTGGTATCTGCTCAACGCAAACACGTCGATTCAACCAAGAACTAGCTAACCTCGACAATACCGTCGTTCTTACTGTTTCTATGGACCTACCATTTGCCCAAGGACGCTGGTGTGGGGCTGAAGGTCTTGACAATGCCATCATGCTCTCAGACTACTTCGACCATTCTTTCGGGCACGATTATGCCCTTTTGATCAACGAATGGCATCTCCTTGCACGTGCCGTCTTTGTTCTCGATACTGACAATGTCATCCGTTATGTAGAATACGTTGACAATATCAACACGGAGCCAGACTTTGAAGCTGCTATTGCTGCAGTTAAAGAACTAGACTAA
- a CDS encoding metal ABC transporter substrate-binding protein, with protein sequence MKKLGTLLVLFLAIIGLAACASGKKDTASTNQKLKVVATNSIIADITKNIAGDKIDLHSIVPVGQDPHEYEPLPEDVKKTSEADLIFYNGINLETGGNAWFTKLVENAKKTENKDYFAVSEGVDVIYLEGQNEKGKEDPHAWLNLENGMIYAKNIAKQLIAKDPSNKEFYEKNLKEYTEKLDKLDKEAKEKFNNIPAEKKLIVTSEGCFKYFSKAYGVPSAYIWEINTEEEGTPEQIKTLVEKLRQTKVPSLFVESSVDDRPMKTVSQDTNIPIYAQIFTDSIAEEGKEGDSYYNMMKYNLDKIAEGLSK encoded by the coding sequence ATGAAAAAATTAGGTACATTGCTTGTTCTTTTTCTTGCTATCATTGGATTAGCTGCCTGTGCTAGCGGAAAAAAAGACACAGCATCTACAAACCAAAAACTAAAAGTTGTTGCTACAAACTCAATCATCGCTGATATTACCAAAAATATCGCTGGCGATAAGATCGATCTTCACAGTATCGTTCCTGTTGGTCAAGACCCACACGAGTACGAACCACTTCCTGAAGACGTAAAGAAAACTTCTGAGGCTGACCTCATTTTCTATAACGGTATCAACCTTGAAACAGGTGGCAATGCTTGGTTTACCAAATTGGTCGAAAATGCCAAGAAAACTGAAAACAAAGACTACTTTGCAGTCAGCGAAGGCGTTGATGTTATCTACCTTGAAGGCCAAAACGAGAAAGGCAAAGAAGACCCACACGCTTGGCTCAACCTTGAAAATGGGATGATTTATGCTAAAAATATCGCTAAACAGCTCATTGCCAAAGATCCTAGCAACAAGGAATTCTACGAAAAAAATCTCAAAGAATATACTGAAAAGCTAGACAAACTGGACAAGGAAGCCAAAGAGAAATTTAACAATATCCCTGCTGAGAAGAAACTCATCGTAACCAGCGAAGGATGTTTCAAATACTTCTCTAAAGCTTACGGAGTCCCAAGTGCCTACATCTGGGAAATCAACACAGAAGAAGAAGGAACACCTGAACAAATCAAGACCTTGGTTGAAAAACTTCGCCAAACAAAAGTTCCATCACTCTTTGTTGAATCAAGTGTCGATGACCGTCCAATGAAGACTGTTTCACAAGACACAAATATCCCAATTTACGCGCAAATCTTTACTGACTCAATTGCTGAAGAAGGTAAAGAAGGTGACAGCTACTACAACATGATGAAATACAACCTTGACAAGATTGCTGAAGGTTTGTCTAAGTAA
- a CDS encoding metal ABC transporter permease: protein MIAEFIDGLQHFHFLQNALITAIVIGVVAGAVGCFIILRGMSLMGDAISHAVLPGVALSFILGIDFFIGAIIFGLMASIIITYIKGNSIIKSDTAIGITFSSFLALGVILISVAKSSTDLFHILFGNILAVQDTDMWITIGMGALILLIIGIFFKQLLITSFDELLAKAMGMPVNFYHYLLMVLLTLVSVTAMQSVGTILIVAMLITPAATAYLYANSLKSMIFLSSTLGATASVLGLFVGYSFNLAAGSSIVLTSASFFLISFFIAPKQRYLKLKNKKINK from the coding sequence ATGATAGCAGAATTTATCGATGGATTGCAACATTTCCATTTCCTACAAAACGCCTTGATCACAGCTATTGTCATCGGAGTCGTTGCTGGAGCTGTGGGATGTTTTATCATCCTGCGTGGAATGTCTCTCATGGGGGATGCCATCTCTCACGCAGTTTTGCCCGGCGTAGCCCTTTCCTTTATCCTGGGAATTGATTTCTTTATTGGAGCGATCATCTTTGGTTTGATGGCTTCCATCATCATTACCTACATCAAGGGAAACTCTATCATCAAGAGTGACACCGCCATTGGTATTACCTTTTCATCTTTCTTAGCCTTAGGTGTCATCTTGATTAGTGTTGCCAAGAGTTCGACAGACCTCTTCCATATCCTTTTTGGGAATATCCTCGCTGTCCAAGATACAGACATGTGGATTACCATTGGTATGGGGGCATTGATTCTCTTGATTATCGGGATTTTCTTTAAACAACTATTGATTACATCCTTTGACGAGCTTCTGGCTAAAGCCATGGGAATGCCCGTTAATTTCTACCACTATCTGCTCATGGTGCTCTTGACCCTTGTGTCAGTCACTGCCATGCAAAGTGTTGGAACCATTCTTATCGTGGCTATGCTGATCACCCCAGCTGCGACGGCTTACCTTTATGCCAATAGCCTAAAGAGCATGATTTTTCTTTCATCAACCCTAGGAGCAACCGCTTCTGTTTTGGGACTCTTTGTCGGCTATAGCTTCAATCTCGCAGCAGGATCCAGCATCGTGCTCACATCCGCCAGCTTCTTTTTAATCAGTTTCTTTATCGCACCAAAGCAACGATACTTGAAACTAAAAAATAAAAAAATCAATAAATAA
- a CDS encoding metal ABC transporter ATP-binding protein: MIRIENLSVSYKETLALKDISLVLQGPTITGIIGPNGAGKSTLLKGMLGIIPHEGQAFLDDKEVKKSLNRVAYVEQKIHIDYNFPIKVKECVSLGLYPSIPLFHTLKASHWKKVADALEIVGLSDYADRQISQLSGGQFQRVLIARCLVQEADYIFLDEPFVGIDSVSEEIIMNTLRDLKKAGKTVLIVHHDLSKVPHYFDQVLLLNRELIDLGPTEETFTEANLKKAYGSKLFFNGGDL; the protein is encoded by the coding sequence ATGATACGTATCGAAAACCTCAGTGTCTCCTACAAAGAAACGTTGGCACTAAAGGATATTTCACTAGTGCTCCAAGGACCAACTATTACCGGAATTATTGGTCCAAATGGTGCTGGAAAATCAACTTTATTAAAAGGTATGTTGGGAATTATCCCACATGAAGGTCAGGCCTTTCTCGACGACAAAGAAGTCAAGAAATCTTTAAATCGAGTTGCCTATGTCGAGCAAAAAATCCATATCGACTACAATTTCCCTATCAAGGTCAAGGAATGTGTCTCACTGGGACTCTATCCATCTATCCCGCTCTTTCACACTTTAAAGGCCAGCCACTGGAAAAAAGTGGCAGATGCACTTGAAATCGTTGGACTTTCAGACTATGCTGATCGCCAAATCAGCCAGCTCTCAGGAGGACAATTCCAACGTGTGTTGATTGCCCGCTGCTTAGTGCAGGAAGCTGACTACATCTTTCTAGATGAGCCATTTGTCGGGATTGATTCGGTTAGTGAAGAGATTATCATGAATACGCTGAGAGACCTTAAAAAAGCTGGTAAAACAGTTCTCATCGTCCATCATGACCTCAGTAAAGTCCCCCATTATTTCGACCAAGTTTTGCTTCTCAATCGAGAATTAATAGACCTTGGTCCGACCGAAGAAACCTTTACCGAGGCCAATCTCAAAAAGGCCTACGGTAGCAAACTCTTTTTCAATGGAGGTGACCTATGA
- a CDS encoding M13 family metallopeptidase: MTRYQDDFYDAINGEWEKTAVIPADKSRTGGFIDLDEEIEELMLATTDKWLAGEDVPEDAILANFVKYHRMVRDFDKREADGIKPVLPMLKEYQDLESFADFTSKLAEFELAGKPNFLPFGVSPDFMDARTNVLWASAPGTILPDTTYYAEDHPQREELLTLWKESTTNLLKAYDFSDEEIADLLEKRLELDRRIAAVVLSNEESSEYAKLYHPYAYEDFKKFAPALPLDDFFQVVLGQTPDKVIVDEERFWQAADQFYSEEAWPLLKATLILGVVNLSTSYLTDEIRVLSGAYGRALSGVPEAQDKVKAAYHLAQGPFKQALGLWYAHEKFSPEAKADVEKKVATMIDVYKERLAKNDWLTPETRDKAIVKLNVIKPYIGYPEELPARYKDKVVDETASLFENALAFARVEIKHSWSKWNQPVDYKEWGMPAHMVNAYYNPQKNLIVFPAAILQAPFYDLHQSSSANYGGIGAVIAHEISHAFDTNGASFDENGSLKDWWTESDYDAFKEKTQKVIDQFDGQESYGATINGKLTVSENVADLGGIAAALEAAKREPDFSAEEFFHNFARIWRMKGRPELMKLMASVDVHAPAKLRVNVQVPNFDAFFTTYDVKEGDGMWRAPEDRVIIW; this comes from the coding sequence ATGACACGTTATCAAGACGATTTTTATGATGCAATCAATGGCGAATGGGAAAAAACAGCTGTCATTCCAGCTGACAAATCTCGAACAGGTGGTTTTATTGACCTTGACGAGGAAATTGAAGAGTTGATGCTGGCGACTACGGACAAGTGGTTGGCAGGTGAGGATGTTCCAGAGGATGCCATCCTCGCAAACTTTGTTAAGTACCATCGTATGGTACGTGATTTTGACAAGAGAGAAGCAGATGGGATCAAGCCTGTTTTGCCAATGCTCAAGGAATACCAAGATTTGGAGAGTTTTGCAGATTTCACCAGCAAACTGGCAGAGTTTGAACTAGCAGGGAAGCCAAACTTCCTTCCATTTGGTGTATCACCAGACTTTATGGATGCCAGAACCAATGTTCTCTGGGCCAGTGCACCAGGGACGATTTTGCCAGATACGACTTACTACGCTGAAGACCATCCTCAGCGTGAGGAGCTCTTGACTCTTTGGAAGGAAAGTACTACGAATCTTCTCAAAGCCTATGATTTTTCAGATGAGGAAATCGCAGACTTACTAGAGAAAAGATTGGAATTGGACCGTCGTATTGCGGCTGTAGTGCTTTCTAACGAAGAAAGTTCAGAGTATGCCAAACTCTACCATCCATACGCTTATGAAGATTTCAAGAAATTTGCTCCTGCCCTACCTTTGGATGATTTCTTCCAAGTAGTTCTTGGCCAAACTCCAGATAAAGTTATCGTAGATGAAGAACGTTTCTGGCAAGCAGCAGATCAATTCTATAGTGAAGAAGCGTGGCCTCTACTCAAAGCAACCTTGATTTTGGGTGTGGTCAATCTCTCAACAAGCTATCTCACAGATGAGATTCGTGTCCTGTCAGGTGCTTATGGTCGTGCCCTTTCAGGTGTTCCAGAAGCTCAGGATAAGGTCAAGGCAGCTTATCACTTGGCCCAAGGACCTTTCAAGCAAGCTCTTGGTCTCTGGTATGCGCATGAAAAATTCTCCCCAGAAGCTAAGGCTGACGTAGAGAAAAAAGTAGCGACTATGATTGACGTTTATAAGGAACGCTTGGCTAAGAACGACTGGCTCACACCTGAAACGCGAGACAAGGCCATTGTCAAACTCAATGTCATTAAGCCTTATATTGGTTATCCAGAAGAGCTACCAGCCCGCTACAAGGACAAAGTAGTGGATGAAACTGCCAGCCTCTTTGAGAATGCCCTAGCCTTTGCGCGTGTGGAAATCAAGCATAGCTGGAGCAAGTGGAACCAGCCGGTTGACTACAAGGAGTGGGGTATGCCTGCTCACATGGTTAATGCCTACTACAATCCTCAGAAGAACTTGATTGTCTTCCCAGCGGCCATTTTACAGGCTCCTTTCTATGACTTGCATCAGTCGTCCTCAGCCAACTACGGTGGTATTGGTGCTGTTATTGCTCACGAGATTTCTCACGCCTTTGACACAAATGGTGCGTCCTTTGATGAAAATGGTAGTCTCAAGGATTGGTGGACAGAGAGTGACTATGATGCCTTTAAAGAAAAAACGCAGAAAGTTATCGACCAGTTTGATGGCCAAGAATCTTACGGCGCAACGATTAACGGGAAACTAACCGTATCCGAAAACGTTGCCGACTTGGGCGGAATTGCTGCAGCCCTTGAAGCTGCTAAGAGAGAACCAGACTTCTCAGCTGAAGAATTCTTCCACAACTTTGCTCGTATCTGGCGCATGAAAGGCCGTCCTGAGTTAATGAAACTTATGGCCAGTGTTGACGTACACGCACCGGCTAAACTTCGTGTTAATGTCCAAGTGCCAAACTTTGATGCCTTCTTTACAACCTATGATGTCAAAGAAGGCGACGGAATGTGGCGTGCACCAGAAGACCGTGTGATTATTTGGTAA
- a CDS encoding MBL fold metallo-hydrolase yields the protein MKIHKTVNPVAYENTYYLEGDQHLIVVDPGSHWEAIRMTIEKINKPVCAILLTHTHYDHIMSLDLVRETFGNPPVYVAESEASWLYTPIDNLSGLPRHDDMADVVAKPAEHTYVFHEEYQLEEFRFTVLPTPGHSIGGVSLVFPDAHLVLTGDALFRETIGRTDLPTGSTEQLLHSIQTQLFTLPNYDVYPGHGPATTIAHEKTFNPFF from the coding sequence ATGAAAATCCATAAAACCGTGAATCCCGTTGCCTATGAAAACACTTATTATCTGGAAGGAGACCAACACCTGATTGTGGTTGACCCAGGTAGCCATTGGGAAGCTATTCGCATGACTATCGAAAAAATCAACAAACCAGTCTGCGCGATTCTCCTGACCCACACCCACTACGACCATATTATGAGTCTGGACTTGGTTCGTGAGACTTTTGGAAATCCCCCAGTTTATGTAGCAGAGAGTGAAGCTAGCTGGCTTTATACACCTATAGATAATCTCTCTGGTCTCCCTCGTCATGATGATATGGCAGATGTGGTCGCAAAACCAGCAGAACACACCTATGTCTTTCATGAGGAATACCAGCTTGAGGAATTTCGTTTTACCGTTCTACCGACCCCAGGGCACTCTATCGGCGGTGTTTCCCTGGTCTTTCCTGATGCTCATCTAGTCTTGACGGGAGATGCTCTATTCCGAGAAACCATCGGACGGACAGACCTTCCTACAGGTAGCACGGAACAACTCCTCCATAGCATTCAGACGCAACTCTTTACTCTTCCTAACTACGATGTCTACCCTGGGCATGGTCCAGCTACGACGATCGCTCACGAAAAGACCTTTAATCCCTTTTTCTAG